A genomic window from Nicotiana sylvestris chromosome 11, ASM39365v2, whole genome shotgun sequence includes:
- the LOC138881145 gene encoding uncharacterized protein, which yields MDYDIDILYHPGKANVVADALSRKSMGSLAHLEAYQRPLAREVHQLASLGVRLADSNEERVIVHNRAESSLVTEVKETQFNDPLLAQLKEGIHKHKTTTFSLGMDDGTLREIYWCNNMKKDVADFVAKSSNCQQVKTEHQRPGGLAQSIEIPIWK from the exons ATGGACTATGATatcgatattctctatcacccgggaaaggctaatgttgtagcggatgctcttagtcgaaaatctatggggagcttggctcatttggaggcatatcagaggccgttggccagagaggttcaccagttggctagtttgggagttcgcctaGCAGACTCTAATGAAGAAAGAGTAATTGTGCataatagggctgaatcatctCTTGTGACGGAAGTGAAAGAGACACAATTcaacgatccattgttagcacaactgaaagaggggattcataaacacaagaccacaactttttcccttggcatggatgatggtaccctacg gGAAATTTATTGGTGCAACAACATGAAAAAGgatgtggcagactttgtggcaaaatcttcgaactgtcagcaagtgaagaccgaacatcagaggcccggtggatTGGCCCAAAGCATAGAGATTCCAATATGGAAATga